A genome region from Sphingomonas sp. BGYR3 includes the following:
- a CDS encoding Calx-beta domain-containing protein, which produces MTNRSRGFSLFVITLSALVSMITNYNEAFAQSSDTVTYTYDALGRLTSVSETTTATSTSTSYVYDAANNRQRVTVEVSGGGDGGACTLTAEGAYPVAGYVDTPFWASVTLSSGCTNTVVVNYTTRDGTAVSGQGYPPLSGSLTFSQAGTQYIRVWGNPYCAGLYYYLDLSTSYPNVTVNHPSVFVNIDYP; this is translated from the coding sequence ATGACAAATCGCAGCCGTGGTTTTTCACTGTTTGTTATTACGCTTTCTGCGCTCGTCTCTATGATCACGAACTATAATGAGGCTTTTGCCCAGAGTAGTGATACCGTCACTTATACGTATGATGCGTTAGGGCGCCTAACTTCCGTTAGCGAAACCACCACAGCCACTTCAACTTCTACGAGTTATGTTTATGATGCCGCTAATAATCGACAGCGTGTAACCGTGGAAGTCAGCGGTGGTGGGGATGGCGGAGCATGTACGCTGACTGCAGAAGGCGCCTATCCGGTCGCCGGGTATGTTGATACGCCATTTTGGGCATCAGTTACGCTCTCTTCTGGATGCACAAACACCGTAGTCGTTAACTATACGACGCGAGATGGTACGGCTGTATCTGGGCAAGGCTATCCTCCTTTAAGTGGTTCTCTAACCTTTAGTCAGGCTGGTACTCAATATATCCGTGTATGGGGAAATCCCTATTGTGCTGGATTATATTATTATCTGGATTTATCGACAAGCTATCCAAATGTCACTGTCAATCATCCTTCGGTATTCGTTAATATCGATTACCCATAA